The following nucleotide sequence is from Candidatus Jordarchaeales archaeon.
TTCCCCTTTCACTGATCTCGAATGGCATTACTTTAAGGGAATGTTTTGTGAACCTCAGTTTTCTAACAACTAGCGACCTCTTAAGCTCGCCTCTCTCTTCATTCAGGTAGAGAACTATTATTCCTTGAGCTATAAACTCCTCCACTCCGAACCTTGAAAGCTCGTTTTTTGAAGTTATTTCAGAGGTCAAGAGACTTGTTGTATTTAAATCATTCAGCAGTGACGCGATCTTGAATATAGCGGTTCTAATGGCCGTCATAGACTCAAACCTTATTCCGAGACTTGAGAGCGAGTCTATCACAACGCGTTCAGCGTTTATCTCTTTTGTAGCTCTATATATCTCCTGAGCTAACGTGCTTATGTCAAAGCCTCTTTTCAGGGTGTAGGGCTCAGAGGTGGGTATTCCGGCTTTACTGGACGCGGCATCTATTATGATGAGTTTCCCTTCGTTTTCTAGTTTCTTAAGATCCCAGCCAAACTGCATAGCTTCCCGTCTTAGATCGTCTGGTCGCTCTTCGAGGGTTACGAAAACGCCAGGTTCGTCGTACTCTTTAGCTCCGTAGTAGAGGAACTGCATGCAGAAGATAGTTTTTCCAGTTCCCGCTCCACCTGTAACTAAAATGTTAGTTCCTTTAACGAAGCCCCCATTCGTTATTTCGTCGAGTCCAGGTATACCTGTTTTAACTCTTTCAATCATTGTAAACCCCTCCCTACTTTTCTTTTTCGCTTATTAACCCTATTATTTCTTCTCCTTTCAACAGCTCGTTCAAACGCCACACGCTTACTTCTTGAACGTCTGGACTTCTTCTAAAGTTTGAAATTATAGATTCAAGTTCTTCATTAGATCTAGCAACAATCACTAGATAAAGTTCGTTTCCTTCGCCGCCGACACCAATTAACCTTACAAAGTCGTTTTTCAGTAAGCTTTCAGCGATCTCTCTTGTTCTTTTGAGGGTTAAGTCTCTAACGATATGACCTCCCACGATTAGCCGAACAAGAGCCAAAGTGTTATACCCAAGCTTTTCAGCCGAAACAGCCACAGTAAACTTCCGGATTATGCCTCGCTCGACAAGTTTACGAACCCTAAAATGTACTGTTGTGTCAGGCACTTGAAGCTGCTTAGCAATCTGGGTAAAAGGGGTTCTCGAATCATTCTGAAGTATTTTCAATATTTCAATGTCAAGAGAATCCATTTCCATAAATGTGACACCTCTTCTTTCGATTAACTCAAAAGAAACATAGTTCTTTTTGTTAAAAATTTAGTTTACCATAAATTAAAATGTTTCTCTCATTAAACCCAGTTTAAAGGTAAAATTTATTCGGATATTCTACCTAAAAGCATACCCTCAACTCTAACTGGGATAAGGGAGTAAGCGAGCTCTAAGGCTTTGGAAAGCCTGTGTTCACTCCCAGAGTAAATCTCCAAGAGCGTATCTCCCTTAGACACCTTATAACCTCTTTTAAACCTTAGAACAACGCCTGCACCTTTATCCGCCGGAGCTCCAGCAGCCCTAGCTATAAGTTTCACAGCTTCATTATCGACCTCAACGACATACCCGCCACTTTCCGCCTTGACCGCCGCAGTATAGTTACCGACAGGGATTTCCTCCGGTTTAATATTAGGATCACCGCCTTGTGCAGCGATTATTTCCCTCATTTTCGAAAGCGCCCTACCATTCTCAAGAATGCTTTTAGCTACAGAGTAACCTTGTCCTACCCCGGCTTTGCCTCCCATTTCCAGGAGGATCCCTGCTAAAGATGTCGCTTTTTCGATTAAGCTCATGGGACCACTTCCCATAAGTGCTTCTAGCGCCTCTTTCGCCTCTAGAGAGGGGCCGACAGTATAGCCGACGGGCTGCCCTCCATAAGTGATCCCGCACTGGATCTTTATGCCTAGCTTTTTACCTATTTTTATGACTCTAGATGCTAGTTCTTCTGCTTCGTTCATGCTTTGTACCTTGCACCCCTTTCCCACCGGTATATCTAAAACCATGTTGTTCACGCCCACAGCGAGTTTCTTGGCTAGAATGCTTGCTATCATTTGAGGAGTCGGATCGACCATTAATGGATGCTCTACTTTGATTATTATGTCGTCGGCTGGCGCTATGTTTAAGCCACCCCCCCACACTATGGCGCCTTTCACGTGTTCAACGATTTCTTTAAACTCGTCGATGGTGAAGCACACTGGAGCCAGAACTTCCATCGTGTCTGCCGTCCCGCTCGGACTTGTGATAGCCTTACTGCTGGTCTTGGGAATCAGGAGGCCTGAGGCGGCCACTATGGGTACTACTAGCAAACTTACTTTGTTCCCGGGAACGCCGCCGATAGAGTGTTTGTCGTAAGTTTCTTCGTTAAAACGCAATTTTTCCCCGCTCTCCGCCATAGAAATGGTTAGAGCTTCTATTTCTCGGTCACTCATCCCGTTAAAGTATTGCGCCAAAATAAATGCCGCTATTTCGATCGGGCTTAGCTCTCCTTTAACTATGCTTTGGACTATAATGGAGATTTCATCACGGGATAATTCTTCCCCCCGCATTTTCTTCCTTACATGTTCAAGCGCAGGAGTGGAGGGTGCTGTGTCTAAGATAATGGATTCACCGTCAGACAGGTTAATTAGCTTGCTTAAACGTTTAGGGATGCCTATCTCTCCCCTCCCCACCATAGAATCGGAGAGGGCTACGTTAACCGTTAACTCACGCCCATCGGCGATAAGCTTAACCCTGTCTCCCACTTCAGCGTGAATTTCACTAGCGTCATGAACGTTCATAACTATTGTCGCAGATTCGAAATCGATGTCTACGATGCGCGTCTCGAACTCTTTCAAATATGCAACCTCCACGTATTAGCTAGCTTCTTATGGAAAACCAATTTTTTGGGGTATTTTGATAAGGTATTTATCAGTGCAAAGAAAAAGTTTTCCATTGGGGGTATATTCAGCATGCTGTTCTCTAAAATAGCAGATTTTTATGAGAAAATAGAGGCTACGACAAAACGGTTGGAGATGATAGACCTACTTGTTAACCTGTTCCTAGAGACGCCAAAAGAGATAATTGACAAGGTAGTTTACCTGACGACGGGGAGAATTTACCCGATGTTTGTTCCAATAGAGCTTGGTATTTCTGAAAAGTTGGCCATGCGAAGCATCGCTATGATTGCTGGAGTGAGTATTAAGGATGTTGAAAACACCTTTAAAGAGGTTGGTGACATAGGCCTTGTTGCCGAAATATTCACGAAAAAGAAGAAGCAAGCCTCCCTATTCCGGACGCCTTTAACAGTCGAGGTGGTTTATGAAACACTAGATAAGATAGCGAAGGAAAGTGGGGAGGGGTCGGTAGAAGCCAAAATAAGACATCTTTCGAAGCTGCTACTTGACGGTACACCTAAAGAAGCCAAGTATATTGCGAGGATGGTTGTAGGAAAGCTCCGCCTTGGGATAGCAGATTATACAATTCTTGACGCGTTGGCCGTGGCTTTCACAGGGTCTAGAGAAAACAGACCCATCCTTGAGAGGGCTTACAACATCACATCTGACTTAGGACTAATAGCTAAGGTGGTTGCAACAGAGGGGCTTAACTCTGTTAAAAACTTCAAGATCACCGTTGGAAGACCTATAAGGATGATGCTTGCTCAAAGAGCGACATCTCCCGAAGAAATTCTTGAGCGCATGGGTGGCCGTTGCTCAGCCGAATATAAACTTGACGGGGAACGAATGCAAATACACAAGGACGGAAGTAGAGTGGAAATATTTTCTAGGAGACTTGAGAACATAACGTACCAGTACCCAGACGTAGTTAAACTTGTCATAGAAAACCTGAAAGCAGAGAGAGCGATAGTTGAAGGAGAATGCGTGGCCATAAATCCTGATACCGGGGAAATGCTTCCCTTCCAGCAATTGATGAGAAGGAAAAGAGTGTACGGCATAGAGGAAGCCGTAGAGAAGTACCCTGCTATGATCTATCTTTTCGACGCGCTTTTGGTAGAAGATGAAGATTTAACGGATAAACCCTACCCTGAACGCAGAAAGAGACTTGCGGAAATAGTTCGAGAAAACGAGCGTATAAAGTTAGTTAGAGCAGAGCTGCTCGACAGCGTGGAAGCCATAGAGAAATTTTTTGACGCTGCAGTCGAGGAAGGATGCGAAGGTATAATGGCGAAATCCATCCAATCCGACTCCATATATGAGGCTGGAAGTAGAGGATACAAGTGGCTCAAGTTCAAACGAGAGTACAAGACAGAGATGACCGACACTATAGATGCAGTTATAGTTGGAGCGTTTATGGGTAAAGGCAAACGGGCAGGATCCTATGGAGCGCTGCTCGTCGCGGTTTACGACGAGGATTCAGACATGTTCAAAACCATCTGCAAAGTTGGTACAGGCTTTAGTGATGAAGATTTAGAAAGACTGCCGGAGATTCTTAGGCCTTACCAGATACCACACAAACACCCGAGAGTAGATTCAAAGCTAAAGGCAGACGTATGGTTCACTCCAGCCAAAGTTATCGAGATTATTGGGGCTGAATTAACAATAAGCCAAGTTCATACATGTGCCTTGGGATACGCTAAGAAAGACAGCGGGATAGCAGTTAGGTTCCCAAGATTTACTGGTAGGTGGAGGGATGACAAGGGACCAGAAGAAGCTACAACTGTTAAAGAAGTAATCGAGATGTACGAACAACAGAAAAAAGTGAAGGTGGCTGAAACAGTAGAAGAAGACACGGCTAAGTAAAATAATATGCTAGTGCAGAAGAGCGCATTAAAAAGCTTTGCAAAAAATTTTAATAACATCAAAAACATAGGTAGCTTGAAATGCGTTTTTCTTTAAGAAATTGTGAAAGAGGTTGTTAAAATTGTCTGTCGAGCAAATAATTTCCGTCATAAATGAGCTTCTTTCAACAAACGAAAACATAACTGCAGCCGCAGTTATCACAAATGACGGGCGTATAATATACCAGACAAACAACTGGGACGTTAGTGTTGACGCGCCGAGTCTAATTGCTTCTTGGAGGGAAAAGGCGCCAGCCATATCGGTTCAGGGTATAAAGTACTCTGTTCTTCAAACAACTGAGGAGAGACTCGTTGCGACAAACGTTAGCGGACTCGGACATATAATACTTGCAACAATACAGAGACGCGGCTTTCTAATGGTTTACGTGACACCTCAAGGGGATGCTGGTGGGAGCTACGTGGACGTCAGTCGGGCAGCAATGAAGCTCGCTCCAATTTTGCAAGCGATGGGTTACTGAATACTTTAAATCAAAGATCCTCCCCCTCTTTTTAGTAAATCCTCCTGACGAGACGTACTTCTTCGCTCTCTAAGTCATATTCTACGAGGTTGGCTTTGGCCAGGTCGTAAATGCTTTTCAGTATGATTGCTGGCTGGAAACCAGCGGCCTCAGTTATTTCTTTCCGTTTCATGATGTTTTTATCTCCATGCAACAAGTATAGTACTTTGGCGTGAGGCTGTCCACCGAAAACTTCCTCGAGAAGAGTGATATATATTGAAAGGAGGTGCCTTACGTCCTCGATTTCCTCTTTTTCCTTAGTAATTTCTCGGTACATCTTTGACAGCCTTGATAGCTGTTCCTTTATGTAGTTTAGCTCTTCTTCGAGCTTACGTTTTTCGTTCAACACACTGGAAAGCTCTTCGTCTTTTGCAGCTAACTTTTCCTTAGTCTCTTTCAGAGAGCGTTCCAAGCTCATTATTTGTTCCTTTAGAGAAACTATTTCTCTCTGAGAAGATTCAAGGGTGGACTTTAACTTTTCAGTTTCTTCTTCCTTGCTCTTCAGTAAAAAGATGAGTTCATTCATTTTTTCATCTTTTTCCTTAATCTCCCTTTCTTTGGCTGCAAGGGCATTTGCCATTCCCGTGACTTCATCGACGATAAGTTCCATTCTATTATAGAGGTCTTTTATCGCCGCACAGATACTACTTACTTTTTCCACAGCGTTAGTGTTCACATTCACTCCTCCCCGCTAGCGGATCACCACAAAAACTTGGAAGAAATTCAACTATTATTTCAACTCGTAATTTTCAGCTTTCGATAATTTTTAAAGGGTGTCTGTTATTTATAAGGTTGATCAGAGAGAATTCATTCAGGCGGTTGGAGGCTCAATGGAGGAGGACCTAAGGAATGTTATAGAAAGGGTGATCGGAGAAAGTGTTCAAAGAAGCATAGAACCATTTATACGCGCTCTTTTGAAGAGCATAAAGATAATCAGAGATGAAGTCGCTTCGATAGGAGTGGAGCTGGAGACGCGATCCAAGGACCTTTTGAGCCAATTAAACGGATTATCGAACCTGCTTCGGACAATTTACGAGCATGTGGAAAGAATAGAGAAGACGCAGGGTGAAGCGGAGCAACGGCTACTTATAACTCCCCCCTCTGAGCAAAGAAATGTAGAGAGTCTTGTAGAAAGCAAAGTTAGAAGCTTGATTGAACCTCTAGGTAAAACTCTTCAGAAGATCGTGGATCAACAAATTACGCTGATAAATACCATCGAGCAAATTGTCGGAAAAATGGAGAGCATCGAAAGGAGCATGTTAGAACTTAAGACGAGTGCACCTAAAATCCCAATTCAGCTGGGTTCAGAGGTGGATGAGGAAGAGAGGGCAGAAACAACTTCAGACGTTTTTAAAAGTGAAGTTTTCTCTAAATTAGAAGGTGCAGTTAAGACGCTTCTGGAAAAAACCGAGGAAGCAGAAAAGGTCAAAGAGACGGAGGAAGCAGAAGGGGGACCAGAATTTGAAGAACATTTAACAGAAACCGAAAAGCTAGAGCTTCAATCCGCTTCAAGAGAAGCCGCTGGTAGCGAGGAATTAACTATTGACAAATTACAGGAGAGGGTGGCAGAAATAGATCGGGAAATAACTGACTTAACTTTTGATAGAATGAGAGGGCTTCTAAGTGAAGAAGAATATCAAGAGAAAAAGGAGACATTAATAAAGGAAAAGGAGATTTTGAAAAAGAAAATCGAGGAGCTGACTCTTAAGATGTAAAGGAAGAGAAACCTAAGATTTACGGGTGGAGGAATGCTGAAGTTTGGAAAAGACTGTGGATATATGGGAATATTACCCAACCTATTCCGTCGATAAGAGCGGTAAAAAAGTGTTGATTATACGGGCTCTTACTTCCTTAAGCGATCTCAGCAAATTCGATATTCAAAATTATGAACAAATCAAGAAGTTGTGGTTTTCGGTTCTTTTAAGCATCCCTCTTCTAAAGAAGAAAAATTTTGACGACTCCTTACTCGAGGTGAAGATTGAGGGGGAAACTGTTGAAGTTCGTGTAACAATCCCTCAAGATTATATTGAAGATGGTTCGACTCTTGGGGGAGAAAAGAGTTGATCCACGCTATCTACATTATAGATGGAAGAAGTGGGGTACACTTCCTTTCCCAGAGATATGGAGAAATAGAACTGGATGAAGCGCTAATTGCTGGATTTTTAACAGCTATCAAGCATTTTTCATGTGAATTGAAAAAGAGTAAAAGAGAGGGGGAGACTGATGCAGTTCAAGAAATAGAAATGAAAACGTACAAAATTGTTATTCATGCTTCTGAGGAAAACATCCTTGTAGCTGCAATAACCGACTGGGAGGATTCCACGCAGCTTGTTAGGAAAGCTTTGACGGAAGTTGCTTCAAGCTTTTCAGGAAGGTATAGATCAATTTTGAATAATTGGAACGGAGATTCATCATTATTTTCAGACTTTGTTCCCGAACTCGACAGGATTTTAATGGAGGGGCGTATTGGGGAAGCGCTTAAAAAACCGAAACTTAAAGGGAAACTTATGAAGAGTATGGTTAGAATGGGATTTATAAGTGAGGACGCGTTTAGGATAAGCGAGCTATGTGACGGAAGACACACAAAAGAAGCGATTGCCGACAAGCTTAAACTCCCCTTAGAAAAAGTTATTGAAGCAATAGGGGAGCTTGAGAAAAAGAACCTCCTCGAGTGGGTTTAAAGGTTTCCTGAACTGAAAGATGACTATTTTTACTCCGCTTCGTATTGTACTCCGGAAGTTATCAAGATTAACGACAAAACAATTATAACGGGTGAAATGAAGATAACTATTTCTCCGAGAAGGGATTTTATGATAGCGGCTTGCATAGTTCGACCCACATAGTAACACATGAAGCCGACCCCTAACAAGGAAGCCCTCCTTCTTATCACACCCGCGCTATTCAATGCCACGTAAAAGAATAGTAATGGGATAAACAGCGAGTAAATAGACGAGAGAACGTAGTTTATGGCAAAGTATACTGCTCCACTTGGTTGGTAGACTATAGCAAGCCTTTGAGGGAACCAGGGACTAAATGGGTCGAAGCCAAGCCAGAAAAGTACTCCTTGAGTTTCTGAGCCGGGCTGGGGTACTAGGAAGCGGACTTCATCTATAACGTAATTGAAAAGAAGCTCTCCCGGTAAGAGAAGTAAAGCAAGTCCGGCAAGCAACGGGGGAATATGAAGTGTACGTCTCAGCCACTTATTTTCAAGCCACACGTAAGCGATGCCCAGGGATATGAATGAAAGACTGAGCCATTCCCAAAAAGATGCCAGCCGCCAATCCCAAGTGTTACATATGAACACAGCTTCAACAAATGGAGTATATGCACTGGACAAGACGGGAGCCAAAAAAATTACTGCAGGTTTGTCGTAGAAATCGTATAAAAGAAAGAAAACTCTACCTACTGCAAGCGTCAGGAAGAATAACGAGAGCGATAAATTGAAAAAGTTTCGGTTCTTTCTCCACTTGAAGAGAAAAAGGTACAAGAAAAGGAGGACATAATAACCCACTATAGTAAACCAAAGTCCTATGGCGAAAGTATATGGAACATATTGTGACGGGATCAAATTCCCCCTTCCATTCCTGGAATATAGGGAGGTTAGATATAAAAATGTTTATCCGGTAACGAGTTATGAGGAGGTTGCATGGAACGAGTTATAGGGGTTTCTTCTGGATGCTTTCTGTTCAGAGGGAATGGCTACGTAAAACCAAAACCTATTCCGTTTGAGCTTAGAAAGTACCAATTTGAACTGCAGGTTGGGAGGGGTTATTTCTTCGAAGACATTGAAAATATTGTTACGGTGCATCTGCCATTTCGCGAGTATCACGCTGCTTCTATTAATGGAGAAAAACTGTTTATCGAGGGGAGGAACGTCAAC
It contains:
- a CDS encoding ATPase domain-containing protein; amino-acid sequence: MIERVKTGIPGLDEITNGGFVKGTNILVTGGAGTGKTIFCMQFLYYGAKEYDEPGVFVTLEERPDDLRREAMQFGWDLKKLENEGKLIIIDAASSKAGIPTSEPYTLKRGFDISTLAQEIYRATKEINAERVVIDSLSSLGIRFESMTAIRTAIFKIASLLNDLNTTSLLTSEITSKNELSRFGVEEFIAQGIIVLYLNEERGELKRSLVVRKLRFTKHSLKVMPFEISERGIIILPSSGI
- a CDS encoding Lrp/AsnC family transcriptional regulator, with protein sequence MEMDSLDIEILKILQNDSRTPFTQIAKQLQVPDTTVHFRVRKLVERGIIRKFTVAVSAEKLGYNTLALVRLIVGGHIVRDLTLKRTREIAESLLKNDFVRLIGVGGEGNELYLVIVARSNEELESIISNFRRSPDVQEVSVWRLNELLKGEEIIGLISEKEK
- a CDS encoding AMP phosphorylase; this encodes MKEFETRIVDIDFESATIVMNVHDASEIHAEVGDRVKLIADGRELTVNVALSDSMVGRGEIGIPKRLSKLINLSDGESIILDTAPSTPALEHVRKKMRGEELSRDEISIIVQSIVKGELSPIEIAAFILAQYFNGMSDREIEALTISMAESGEKLRFNEETYDKHSIGGVPGNKVSLLVVPIVAASGLLIPKTSSKAITSPSGTADTMEVLAPVCFTIDEFKEIVEHVKGAIVWGGGLNIAPADDIIIKVEHPLMVDPTPQMIASILAKKLAVGVNNMVLDIPVGKGCKVQSMNEAEELASRVIKIGKKLGIKIQCGITYGGQPVGYTVGPSLEAKEALEALMGSGPMSLIEKATSLAGILLEMGGKAGVGQGYSVAKSILENGRALSKMREIIAAQGGDPNIKPEEIPVGNYTAAVKAESGGYVVEVDNEAVKLIARAAGAPADKGAGVVLRFKRGYKVSKGDTLLEIYSGSEHRLSKALELAYSLIPVRVEGMLLGRISE
- a CDS encoding ATP-dependent DNA ligase, with product MLFSKIADFYEKIEATTKRLEMIDLLVNLFLETPKEIIDKVVYLTTGRIYPMFVPIELGISEKLAMRSIAMIAGVSIKDVENTFKEVGDIGLVAEIFTKKKKQASLFRTPLTVEVVYETLDKIAKESGEGSVEAKIRHLSKLLLDGTPKEAKYIARMVVGKLRLGIADYTILDALAVAFTGSRENRPILERAYNITSDLGLIAKVVATEGLNSVKNFKITVGRPIRMMLAQRATSPEEILERMGGRCSAEYKLDGERMQIHKDGSRVEIFSRRLENITYQYPDVVKLVIENLKAERAIVEGECVAINPDTGEMLPFQQLMRRKRVYGIEEAVEKYPAMIYLFDALLVEDEDLTDKPYPERRKRLAEIVRENERIKLVRAELLDSVEAIEKFFDAAVEEGCEGIMAKSIQSDSIYEAGSRGYKWLKFKREYKTEMTDTIDAVIVGAFMGKGKRAGSYGALLVAVYDEDSDMFKTICKVGTGFSDEDLERLPEILRPYQIPHKHPRVDSKLKADVWFTPAKVIEIIGAELTISQVHTCALGYAKKDSGIAVRFPRFTGRWRDDKGPEEATTVKEVIEMYEQQKKVKVAETVEEDTAK